From Pristiophorus japonicus isolate sPriJap1 chromosome 7, sPriJap1.hap1, whole genome shotgun sequence, one genomic window encodes:
- the gpr6 gene encoding G-protein coupled receptor 6 produces MGEIAAVNETANLSSWPQALDNNSTLELQSQVPRLTVDPWDVMLCISGTVIACENALVVAIIFYTPALRTPMFLLIGSLATADLLAGLGLILNFFFHYLIHSETINLVTVGFLVGSFSASVNSLLAITIDRYLSLYNALTYYSERTIAYIHTMLAVAWGVSICLGLLPILGWNCLNDTSTCSIVKPLTRANLTVLAISFFLIFLIMLHLYIKICKIVCRHAHQIALQQHFFATSYYVTTKKSVSTLAIIVGTFGTSWLPFAIYCLIGDLGYPSVYTYATLLPATYNSMINPIIYAFKNQEIQKATWVLFCGCFQSNSSFHSRSPSDV; encoded by the coding sequence atgggtgaaATCGCAGCTGTGAATGAAACTGCCAATCTCTCCAGCTGGCCGCAAGCCCTGGACAACAATTCTACGTTGGAGCTGCAATCCCAAGTGCCGCGGCTGACGGTGGACCCTTGGGATGTCATGTTGTGTATCTCGGGGACCGTCATCGCCTGTGAAAATGCCCTGGTCGTGGCCATTATATTCTATACACCGGCCTTACGAACGCCAATGTTTTTATTGATCGGGAGCCTAGCGACGGCGGATCTCCTGGCAGGGCTCGGGTTGATCCTGAATTTCTTTTTCCATTACTTGATTCACTCGGAGACGATCAACCTTGTCACCGTGGGGTTTTTGGTCGGCTCCTTCTCCGCCTCTGTCAACAGCCTGTTGGCCATAACCATCGACCGCTATCTTTCCTTGTACAACGCGTTAACCTACTATTCCGAAAGGACCATAGCCTACATCCACACCATGCTGGCCGTCGCCTGGGGCGTTTCTATATGCCTGGGCTTGCTCCCTATCCTGGGATGGAACTGCCTAAACGACACGTCGACCTGCAGCATCGTGAAGCCCCTGACCAGGGCGAACCTGACTGTCCTGGCGATCTCTTTTTTTCTGATCTTTCTTATTATGTTGCACCTTTACATTAAAATATGCAAAATAGTGTGTCGGCACGCCCACCAGATTGCCCTGCAGCAACACTTCTTTGCGACATCTTACTACGTGACCACAAAGAAAAGCGTCTCCACTCTGGCCATCATTGTAGGGACCTTTGGGACGAGCTGGCTGCCTTTCGCCATTTACTGCCTGATTGGGGATCTTGGCTACCCGTCCGTGTACACCTATGCCACGCTGCTCCCTGCTACCTACAACTCCATGATCAACCCCATCATTTATGCTTTCAAGAATCAGGAGATCCAGAAAGCTACGTGGGTTCTGTTTTGTGGTTGCTTCCAGTCCAACTCTTCCTTCCATTCGAGGTCACCGAGTGATGTCTAG